In one Candidatus Pelagibacter sp. HTCC7211 genomic region, the following are encoded:
- a CDS encoding HD domain-containing protein → MKKVNFTEMKNGTKEDYQLLEKYEKNYERQTAERILKYLSAQTTTLEGYQITRLEHSLQAATRAFKNGEDEEMVVATLLHDIGDDLAPMNHSQYAASILRPYVSEKTYWIIKHHGLFQTYYSAHHLGGDRNARDKFKDHKYYEATVDFCENYDQASFDPEYKSMTLDEFSPMVRKIFSRTPYYFL, encoded by the coding sequence ATGAAAAAAGTAAATTTTACAGAGATGAAAAATGGTACTAAAGAGGATTACCAGCTATTAGAAAAATATGAAAAAAATTATGAAAGACAGACTGCTGAAAGAATTTTAAAATATTTATCTGCTCAAACAACTACCTTAGAAGGTTATCAAATCACAAGGCTTGAACACTCTTTGCAGGCTGCTACCAGAGCTTTCAAAAATGGAGAAGATGAAGAGATGGTGGTTGCTACATTATTACATGATATAGGTGATGATTTAGCACCAATGAACCATTCTCAATATGCTGCCTCAATCCTTAGACCTTATGTTTCTGAAAAAACATATTGGATAATAAAACATCATGGACTTTTTCAGACCTATTACAGTGCACACCACTTAGGTGGAGATAGAAATGCTAGAGATAAATTCAAAGACCATAAGTATTATGAAGCAACAGTTGATTTTTGTGAAAATTATGATCAAGCTTCATTTGATCCTGAATATAAAAGTATGACTTTAGATGAATTTTCACCGATGGTAAGAAAAATTTTCTCAAGGACACCTTATTATTTTCTTTAA
- the rpsR gene encoding 30S ribosomal protein S18 yields MPKRQSGNKKGKQSNFAKLSIFQPNKYKFKKNCPLSAKGAPAVDYKNIRLLKKYMSENGKILPSRITNVSQKKQRELSLSIKRARNLALL; encoded by the coding sequence ATGCCTAAGAGACAAAGTGGAAACAAAAAAGGTAAACAAAGTAACTTTGCAAAGCTAAGTATCTTTCAACCTAATAAATATAAATTTAAAAAAAATTGTCCACTTTCAGCGAAAGGCGCACCTGCAGTTGACTACAAAAACATTAGACTTTTAAAAAAATATATGTCTGAAAATGGTAAAATTTTACCTTCAAGAATTACAAATGTTTCTCAAAAAAAACAAAGAGAATTATCTCTTTCAATAAAAAGAGCTAGAAATTTAGCGTTATTATAA
- the purF gene encoding amidophosphoribosyltransferase — MKKHIKILKKKLKNFDPKLKEECGVFGVSNATDASALTALGLHALQHRGQEGCGIVTFDGEKYYSEKRFGLVGDNFNKEKVLKKLRGNYAIGHNRYSTTGENTLRNIQPFFADTNAGGIGVAHNGNLTNSISLRNKLVEDGAIFYTTSDTETIVQLIAKSKRPKTIDKVVDAIFQIQGGYALVMLTQNSLIGVRDPYGIRPLVIGKLGKSYVLASETCALDIIGAKFVRDVENGEIVLIENDELKSIKPFPPKKVRPCVFEYIYFARPDSILDGKTAYEHRKNIGIELAKENNIDADVVVPVPDSGNAAALGFAQHLKINYEHGLIRNHYVGRTFIEPSQQIRSLGVKLKLNANQTTIKEKKIILIDDSLVRGTTSYKIVKMLYDAGAKEVHVKIACPEIRHPDFYGVDTPTKKELLAANKTNDEICEYIGAKSLKFLSIEGLYRAVGFDKRNETYPQLTDHYFTGDYPVKPIDELGDNKVTQLSLLSTASNN, encoded by the coding sequence ATGAAAAAACATATCAAGATTCTAAAGAAAAAATTGAAGAACTTTGATCCAAAACTAAAAGAAGAGTGTGGTGTTTTTGGTGTAAGTAATGCAACAGATGCTTCTGCTTTAACTGCACTTGGACTTCATGCTTTACAACATCGTGGACAAGAAGGTTGTGGGATAGTTACATTTGATGGTGAAAAATATTATTCAGAAAAGAGATTTGGATTAGTTGGAGATAATTTTAATAAAGAAAAAGTACTTAAAAAACTAAGAGGAAATTATGCAATTGGACATAATAGATACAGCACAACTGGTGAAAATACTTTAAGAAACATCCAACCTTTCTTTGCTGACACTAATGCAGGTGGAATTGGCGTTGCACACAACGGAAATTTAACTAATTCAATATCACTAAGAAATAAATTAGTGGAAGATGGTGCTATTTTTTATACAACTTCAGACACTGAAACCATTGTTCAATTAATTGCAAAATCTAAAAGACCTAAGACAATTGATAAAGTTGTCGATGCAATATTTCAAATTCAAGGTGGCTATGCATTAGTAATGTTAACTCAAAATTCTTTAATTGGTGTTAGGGATCCTTATGGAATAAGACCTCTTGTAATTGGAAAATTAGGCAAAAGTTATGTTTTGGCCTCAGAAACATGTGCTTTAGATATCATTGGAGCAAAATTTGTAAGAGATGTTGAAAATGGAGAGATAGTTTTAATTGAAAATGATGAGTTAAAGAGTATCAAGCCCTTCCCTCCTAAAAAAGTTAGGCCTTGTGTGTTTGAATATATTTATTTTGCAAGACCGGACAGTATACTTGATGGTAAAACTGCATACGAACATAGAAAAAATATAGGTATAGAACTTGCGAAAGAAAATAATATAGACGCAGATGTAGTGGTACCTGTTCCAGATAGTGGAAATGCGGCAGCACTTGGTTTTGCTCAACATTTAAAGATTAATTATGAGCACGGTTTAATTAGAAATCACTATGTTGGAAGAACTTTTATTGAACCAAGTCAACAAATTCGAAGCCTGGGCGTAAAGTTAAAACTAAATGCTAACCAAACAACTATTAAAGAGAAAAAAATTATATTAATTGACGACTCTTTAGTCAGAGGAACAACATCTTATAAAATAGTTAAGATGCTATACGATGCTGGTGCAAAAGAGGTGCATGTTAAAATTGCTTGCCCAGAAATAAGACATCCAGATTTCTATGGTGTAGATACCCCAACTAAAAAAGAACTATTAGCTGCTAATAAAACTAACGATGAAATTTGTGAATATATTGGAGCAAAATCTTTAAAATTTTTATCTATAGAGGGATTATATAGAGCAGTTGGTTTTGATAAAAGAAATGAAACTTATCCTCAGCTTACAGATCATTATTTTACTGGTGACTATCCTGTAAAACCTATTGATGAACTTGGAGATAATAAAGTTACTCAACTATCCTTACTAAGCACTGCGTCTAATAACTAA
- a CDS encoding CvpA family protein, giving the protein MLDTLREFFSDISIIDFLYLVITVLSLIECYRKGFVLSILSMAKWILAYVITLILFPKVKLYFKDIIDSEYVLDIGLGIGIFIVVIFIVLLINKGISKAVSYTGIGGLDKAFGFFFGFIKAYIIAVCIFSGIHIVYNYDKWPLNIEQSYIFPYLEKGSNYLIKEFPNEKTYQDSKEKIEEL; this is encoded by the coding sequence GTGCTAGATACCTTAAGGGAATTTTTTAGTGATATATCAATTATTGATTTTTTATATCTTGTTATTACAGTTTTATCGCTAATTGAGTGTTATAGAAAAGGATTTGTATTAAGTATTTTATCAATGGCTAAATGGATTTTAGCCTATGTTATTACTTTAATTTTATTCCCAAAAGTAAAACTATATTTTAAAGATATTATAGATAGTGAATATGTTCTGGATATTGGGCTAGGTATTGGAATTTTTATAGTCGTTATATTTATTGTTCTGCTTATTAATAAGGGAATAAGTAAAGCAGTTAGTTATACCGGTATAGGTGGTCTAGATAAGGCATTTGGATTCTTTTTTGGATTTATAAAAGCTTATATAATTGCAGTTTGTATTTTTTCAGGGATTCATATCGTCTACAACTATGATAAATGGCCGCTAAATATTGAACAATCATACATCTTTCCATACCTTGAAAAAGGTAGTAATTATCTCATAAAAGAATTTCCAAATGAAAAAACATATCAAGATTCTAAAGAAAAAATTGAAGAACTTTGA
- the gshB gene encoding glutathione synthase, which translates to MNKIVAIQGNHPSKLNPVTDTSVFLAHEIQNRKYKIFYYDPKNLSVIHSKVIAKGFFIEFNYNKKKFFKILKKQSLELTLCKYILIRQDPPFNLEYISATYILDTIKDKVKIINNPTSIRNISEKLYSVKYQKFMPSTIFTQNIEEIKKFFKKHKKVILKPIHSFSGNDIHLLNTFNLKLIKKFIKQHDHIMCQKYLPKISKGDKRVFLINGKVCGAISRVPKKGSFLSNMSKGAKPINIKLTKLENKISKLIAKDLKKENIYFAGIDFIDQKLNGDINVTSPTGLKTLFDLSGINLARIFWKDLKL; encoded by the coding sequence ATGAATAAAATTGTAGCTATACAAGGAAATCACCCTTCAAAATTAAATCCGGTTACGGATACTAGCGTTTTCTTAGCTCATGAAATTCAAAATAGAAAATATAAAATATTTTATTACGATCCTAAGAATCTATCTGTAATTCACTCTAAGGTTATAGCCAAAGGTTTTTTTATTGAATTTAACTACAATAAAAAAAAATTTTTCAAAATTCTTAAAAAACAAAGTTTAGAACTTACGCTTTGTAAGTATATTTTGATTAGACAAGACCCCCCATTTAACCTTGAATATATTTCAGCTACATACATTTTAGATACCATTAAAGATAAAGTTAAAATAATTAATAACCCAACATCAATTAGAAATATTTCTGAAAAACTTTATTCAGTAAAGTATCAAAAATTTATGCCAAGTACTATTTTCACTCAAAATATTGAAGAAATTAAAAAATTTTTTAAAAAACATAAAAAAGTAATTTTAAAACCAATACATAGTTTTAGCGGAAATGATATTCATTTATTAAATACATTTAATCTTAAGCTAATTAAAAAGTTTATTAAGCAGCATGATCATATTATGTGCCAAAAATATTTGCCTAAGATTAGTAAAGGCGACAAGAGAGTATTTTTAATTAATGGTAAAGTATGTGGTGCTATATCGCGTGTTCCAAAAAAAGGATCTTTCTTAAGCAATATGAGCAAAGGTGCTAAACCAATAAATATTAAATTAACTAAATTAGAAAATAAAATATCAAAATTAATTGCAAAAGATTTAAAAAAAGAAAATATCTATTTTGCAGGCATTGATTTTATTGACCAAAAACTAAATGGAGATATCAATGTAACTTCCCCTACTGGGTTAAAAACTTTATTTGATTTATCAGGTATAAATCTTGCAAGGATCTTTTGGAAAGATTTAAAACTATGA
- a CDS encoding efflux RND transporter permease subunit, producing MFAHLYQNSILKNPKAIFTLLIIVILSFGYYSKDFRLDASSETLLIEGDPDLAYLKEITERYGSKDFLILTYTPNEKMASNNSINNLLSLKYKIQSLDWVHSVITLLDIPLLNNSDAPLQERLESFKTLKDEDVDRDRGFNEILNSPVFRNFVISENGNTSGIIVNIKASKKLDNIENLSKEEIEKYKDQIKKQNHKNILEIRQVIQSYGDVGKIYLGGIPMIADDMMTFIKSDIIVFGLGVLLFIIATLWFIFRKLIWIIVPISSCLFSVIIMMGLLGILGWKVTVISSNFIALMLILTMAMNIHMSTRYLQLRKDHPNKSNYEIISLTTNKMFWPIIYTVFTTVFAFLSLIFSEIKPIIDFGWMMTFGLITSFIITFTLLPTLLSFVPTEIMSIQKEQNSKITSFLGLISLNNKNIIFGLTGIVIILSVIGISKLEVENSFINYFNKNTEIYKGMKLIDEQLGGTTPLEVILKFPSKDKENKEKSNEDDEFEDWGDEEDSNDEKYWFTKDKIDKIASVHNYLDGLPQVGKVLSFSSIIDVATQLNNNKPLGTLEMGVLYSKIPESIKTEIIDPYISLKNNEARISLRIIDSQENLRRNDLINKINFDLKNKIGLNEEEFKLAGVLILFNNLLQSLFKSQILTLGLVMIGIFSMFIILFRNIKLSLIGVVPNFIAAFFILGIIGLLGIPLDMMTITIAAITIGIAVDNSIHYIYRFKEEFKKIKDYNKTLKVCHSTVGVAILNTSITIVFGFSILVLSKFIPTIYFGIFTGLAMLLAMISVLTLLPSLILIIKPFGR from the coding sequence ATGTTTGCTCATTTATACCAAAATTCAATTTTAAAAAATCCAAAAGCAATATTTACTCTTTTAATAATAGTAATTTTAAGTTTTGGTTATTATTCAAAGGATTTTAGACTTGATGCTTCATCAGAAACTTTACTCATCGAAGGCGACCCTGACTTAGCTTATTTAAAAGAAATAACTGAAAGATATGGGTCTAAAGACTTTTTAATTTTAACTTATACGCCTAATGAGAAAATGGCATCGAATAATTCAATTAATAATCTTCTTAGTTTAAAATATAAAATTCAAAGCTTAGATTGGGTTCATAGCGTTATAACCCTTTTAGATATTCCCCTTTTAAATAACTCTGATGCCCCTCTTCAAGAACGTTTGGAGAGTTTTAAAACTTTGAAAGATGAAGATGTAGATAGAGACCGAGGATTTAATGAAATTTTAAATAGTCCAGTATTTAGAAATTTTGTGATTAGCGAAAATGGTAATACCAGTGGTATAATTGTAAACATTAAAGCGAGTAAAAAATTAGATAATATTGAGAATTTATCTAAAGAAGAAATAGAAAAATATAAAGATCAAATTAAAAAACAGAATCATAAAAATATTTTAGAAATAAGACAAGTTATTCAAAGTTATGGTGATGTAGGAAAAATATATCTTGGGGGAATTCCAATGATCGCGGATGATATGATGACTTTTATCAAAAGTGATATCATAGTTTTTGGATTGGGAGTTCTTTTATTCATTATTGCTACGTTGTGGTTTATTTTTAGAAAATTAATTTGGATAATTGTTCCAATTAGTAGCTGTTTATTTTCAGTAATAATAATGATGGGATTACTTGGAATTCTTGGCTGGAAAGTAACTGTTATATCATCAAACTTTATTGCATTAATGCTGATATTAACAATGGCGATGAATATTCATATGAGTACTCGCTACCTTCAATTAAGAAAAGATCATCCAAACAAAAGTAATTATGAAATAATTTCTTTAACAACCAATAAAATGTTTTGGCCAATAATTTATACAGTCTTTACAACTGTATTTGCTTTTTTGTCTTTGATCTTTAGTGAAATAAAGCCAATTATTGATTTTGGATGGATGATGACTTTTGGTTTAATTACATCTTTTATTATAACATTCACTTTGCTACCTACACTTTTAAGTTTTGTGCCAACTGAAATTATGTCTATTCAAAAAGAACAGAACTCAAAAATTACTTCTTTTTTAGGACTAATTTCACTTAATAATAAGAATATAATTTTTGGACTAACAGGTATTGTTATAATTTTGAGCGTTATTGGTATTAGTAAACTCGAGGTAGAGAATAGTTTTATAAATTATTTTAATAAAAATACGGAAATTTACAAAGGTATGAAACTTATTGATGAGCAATTGGGTGGCACAACACCATTAGAAGTAATTTTAAAATTTCCCTCTAAAGACAAAGAAAATAAAGAAAAATCTAATGAAGATGATGAATTTGAGGATTGGGGTGATGAGGAAGACTCAAATGATGAAAAATATTGGTTCACTAAAGATAAAATTGATAAAATTGCTTCAGTTCATAACTATTTAGATGGTCTACCTCAAGTAGGAAAAGTTTTATCTTTTTCTTCTATTATTGATGTTGCCACGCAATTAAACAATAATAAGCCACTAGGTACATTAGAAATGGGAGTGCTCTATTCTAAAATTCCAGAGAGTATTAAAACAGAAATAATAGATCCATATATTTCTCTTAAAAATAATGAAGCTCGAATAAGTCTAAGAATTATAGACTCACAAGAAAATTTGAGAAGAAATGATCTCATTAATAAAATTAATTTTGATCTCAAAAATAAAATTGGATTAAATGAAGAAGAATTCAAATTAGCAGGAGTTTTGATTTTATTTAATAATTTGTTGCAAAGTTTATTTAAGTCTCAAATTTTAACTTTAGGATTAGTGATGATCGGTATATTCTCTATGTTTATCATTTTATTTAGAAATATAAAATTGTCTTTAATAGGAGTAGTTCCAAATTTTATTGCTGCATTTTTTATTTTAGGAATTATTGGTCTTTTGGGAATTCCATTGGATATGATGACAATAACAATAGCTGCTATTACTATTGGTATTGCAGTAGATAATAGCATTCATTATATTTATAGGTTTAAAGAAGAATTTAAAAAAATTAAAGATTACAACAAAACATTAAAAGTCTGTCATTCAACCGTTGGTGTAGCGATTTTAAATACATCGATTACGATTGTCTTTGGGTTTTCAATTTTAGTATTATCTAAATTTATACCAACTATATATTTTGGGATATTTACAGGGCTTGCAATGTTATTAGCAATGATATCTGTTTTAACGTTATTGCCTTCATTAATTTTAATTATTAAACCTTTTGGGAGATGA
- the rplI gene encoding 50S ribosomal protein L9: MKVILLENVKRVGSIGEVIDVKRGYARNFLIANKKALYASKENILEVEKIKTDLSKKDNEKKKEAIQVSEQINGKEYSVKKLSTENNELYGSVKPTEIAKLMQEKNKIDIKPSMIQPVEEIKSLGKFKVKISLHSEVDAEITISVSSADTIQ; this comes from the coding sequence ATGAAAGTAATTTTATTAGAAAATGTGAAAAGAGTTGGTTCTATTGGTGAAGTAATAGATGTTAAGAGAGGCTACGCAAGAAATTTTTTAATAGCTAATAAAAAAGCACTATACGCATCAAAAGAAAATATTTTAGAGGTTGAAAAAATTAAAACTGATCTATCTAAAAAAGATAATGAAAAGAAAAAAGAAGCTATTCAAGTTTCTGAACAAATTAATGGTAAAGAATATTCTGTTAAAAAATTAAGTACTGAAAATAATGAATTATATGGTTCTGTTAAACCAACTGAAATAGCAAAATTAATGCAAGAGAAAAATAAAATAGACATTAAACCATCTATGATTCAACCAGTTGAAGAAATTAAATCTTTAGGTAAATTTAAAGTTAAAATTTCTTTACACTCTGAAGTTGATGCAGAGATAACTATCAGTGTTTCATCTGCTGATACAATTCAATAA
- a CDS encoding replicative DNA helicase, whose product MENNLSIVKDQFKELPNNIEAEQAVIGSILVSNDIFDEISTIISSINFYDPMHQKIYEAIESLIYKGMLANPITLKNYFEDEKDDLNVPEYLVKITKFSTSVRQAIEYSKIIYDMFVRRELIKISEQTIDSAKLNELDTNGQNIIENSERLLFDLAEKGSFNSSLIKFDEAMKQTIEMASAAYKNEEGIVGVPTGLRDLDDKLGGLHQSDLIIIAGRPSMGKTSLATNIAFNAAQKLQDSGKKSSIAFFSLEMSSEQLSTRIISEQARISSNDIRRGRISDEQFDKFLETSKNIAELPLYIDETPAISIAAMSNRARRIKRLFGLDMIVVDYIQLMRGTTYNKDGRVQEISQITQGLKAIAKELSVPVVALSQLSRQVEQRDDHKPQLADLRESGSIEQDADVVMFVYREGYYLQRKEPREATVEHAEWQAKMNEVAHLAQIIIGKQRHGPIGNVTLEFEERFTKFKDTQTN is encoded by the coding sequence ATGGAAAATAACTTAAGCATCGTAAAAGATCAGTTTAAAGAATTACCAAATAATATCGAAGCCGAACAAGCTGTCATAGGCTCTATCTTGGTAAGCAATGATATATTTGATGAAATTAGTACCATAATTTCAAGTATTAATTTTTATGACCCTATGCATCAAAAAATTTATGAAGCAATTGAAAGCTTAATTTATAAGGGCATGCTTGCAAATCCAATCACTCTTAAAAATTATTTTGAAGATGAAAAAGATGATTTAAATGTTCCAGAATATTTAGTTAAAATTACAAAATTTTCTACGTCTGTTCGCCAAGCAATAGAGTATTCAAAAATTATTTATGATATGTTTGTAAGACGTGAATTAATTAAAATTTCAGAACAAACAATTGATAGCGCTAAACTAAATGAGTTAGATACTAATGGTCAAAATATAATTGAAAACTCTGAAAGATTATTATTTGATTTAGCTGAGAAAGGCTCTTTTAATTCTTCTCTAATAAAGTTTGATGAAGCAATGAAACAAACAATTGAAATGGCATCAGCAGCTTATAAAAATGAGGAAGGTATAGTTGGTGTACCAACTGGTCTTAGAGATTTAGACGACAAACTTGGCGGGTTACATCAATCAGATTTAATTATAATTGCTGGACGACCTTCAATGGGTAAAACATCTCTTGCAACAAATATTGCATTTAATGCAGCTCAAAAATTACAAGATAGCGGAAAAAAATCTTCTATAGCTTTTTTTTCACTAGAAATGTCATCAGAACAATTATCAACTAGAATAATTTCTGAACAAGCTAGAATTAGTTCAAATGATATAAGACGAGGAAGAATTTCTGATGAACAATTTGATAAATTTTTAGAAACATCAAAAAATATAGCAGAACTTCCATTATACATTGATGAGACACCAGCAATTAGTATTGCGGCAATGAGTAATAGAGCAAGACGTATAAAAAGATTATTTGGCCTAGATATGATTGTGGTTGATTATATTCAATTAATGAGAGGTACTACTTATAATAAAGATGGTAGAGTTCAGGAAATTTCACAAATCACTCAAGGACTTAAAGCAATTGCTAAAGAATTATCTGTCCCAGTTGTAGCCTTGTCACAATTATCAAGGCAAGTTGAGCAAAGAGATGATCATAAACCTCAGCTAGCTGACTTAAGAGAGTCAGGTTCTATTGAACAAGATGCTGATGTTGTCATGTTTGTATATAGAGAAGGATATTATTTACAAAGAAAAGAACCGAGAGAGGCAACTGTTGAACATGCAGAATGGCAAGCAAAAATGAATGAAGTTGCGCATCTAGCACAAATCATAATTGGAAAACAAAGACATGGACCAATTGGCAATGTAACTCTAGAATTTGAGGAAAGATTTACCAAATTTAAGGATACTCAAACTAATTAA
- a CDS encoding glutamate--cysteine ligase, translated as MINSKEQIIKYFESGIKDTKDFRIGIEHEKFLFNNQDDKRVDYSKIKEMFSSLLEFGWNPILEKGNIIGLNKGGKNITLEPGNQIELSGDKLITLHEACAESHDYLFELKQVTKKLDIKIVSAGFDPISKLKEIPNNPKQRYELMTKDMPLGGELSLDMMYRTCGTQLNIDYNSEEDFVKKFKIVNSIVPISIALFANSSIVEKKNSGYLSYRSKVWQSTSRGGLPKLFFEELNFEKYAEFIINFPILFIQDKDTYISGLKYTFKDFMDGKIDEINNRLPNESDLTTHLSTIFTENRLKKYIELRSMDTCGWDCLCAGPAFNVGMLYGNLDEVYELISNWDKEKIINAYLEAPKKGFNTQLMGKDLFYWASTLLDLSRKGLDDRDILNKSGKNETLFLNHLQKLIDNKTTNADHMINKFSNNEDLSELYDE; from the coding sequence ATGATAAATTCTAAAGAACAAATAATCAAATATTTCGAGTCTGGTATAAAAGACACAAAAGACTTTAGAATTGGAATTGAACATGAAAAGTTTCTTTTCAATAATCAAGATGATAAGAGAGTTGATTATTCAAAAATTAAGGAAATGTTTTCCTCTTTATTAGAATTTGGTTGGAATCCAATTTTAGAAAAAGGAAATATTATAGGATTAAATAAAGGTGGTAAAAATATTACTCTTGAGCCTGGTAATCAAATAGAGCTATCTGGCGATAAACTTATAACACTTCATGAAGCATGTGCAGAGTCGCATGATTATTTATTCGAATTGAAACAAGTTACCAAAAAATTAGATATCAAAATTGTAAGTGCTGGATTTGATCCAATTTCAAAATTAAAGGAAATTCCAAATAATCCAAAACAAAGATATGAATTAATGACTAAAGACATGCCTCTAGGAGGAGAACTTAGTTTAGATATGATGTATCGAACCTGTGGCACACAGTTGAATATTGATTACAATTCTGAGGAAGATTTTGTAAAAAAATTTAAAATTGTTAATTCTATTGTTCCAATTTCAATTGCTTTGTTTGCAAACTCATCAATAGTTGAAAAAAAAAATAGTGGCTATCTATCCTACCGATCTAAAGTTTGGCAAAGTACTTCTAGAGGTGGATTACCAAAATTATTTTTTGAAGAATTAAATTTTGAAAAATATGCAGAATTTATAATTAATTTTCCTATTTTATTTATTCAAGATAAAGACACTTATATTTCAGGTCTAAAATATACTTTTAAAGACTTTATGGATGGAAAAATTGATGAAATAAATAATAGATTACCTAATGAAAGTGACTTGACTACTCACTTAAGCACAATTTTTACAGAAAATAGACTAAAAAAATATATAGAACTCAGATCTATGGACACTTGTGGCTGGGATTGTTTATGCGCTGGTCCTGCTTTTAATGTTGGAATGTTATACGGTAATTTAGATGAAGTGTATGAACTAATTTCTAATTGGGATAAAGAAAAAATAATTAACGCTTATTTAGAAGCGCCAAAAAAAGGTTTCAATACTCAACTAATGGGTAAAGATCTCTTTTATTGGGCTTCAACTTTATTAGATTTATCTAGAAAGGGATTAGACGATAGAGATATTCTCAACAAAAGTGGAAAAAATGAAACATTGTTCTTAAATCATTTACAAAAACTAATTGATAATAAAACTACCAACGCAGATCATATGATTAATAAATTTTCAAACAATGAAGATTTAAGTGAATTATATGATGAATAA
- the fabD gene encoding ACP S-malonyltransferase, protein MFSVIFPGQGSQMVGMGKEFYDKFDLVKNLFKEADESLNYPLSKIILDGPKEELDLTANTQPAIFLISYAIFNVVKKEFNIDLSKAKYFAGHSLGEYSALSCGGYLPFSETLKILRIRGDAMQNSVPKGEGGMVAVLGSTVEIIEKVLEENDQNFKAQIANDNSEGQIVLSGQIKDLDKLIIILKEKSIKNIKLPVSAPFHCSLMNKATQVMSTELNKLNFLQSEIKLISNVTAEEIINIDELKELLIKQIENRVRWRESVINMINNNVNHFIEIGPGKVLSGLVKRINKEVKISTINNQNDIESLEI, encoded by the coding sequence ATGTTTTCAGTAATTTTTCCTGGTCAAGGTTCTCAAATGGTTGGTATGGGAAAGGAATTTTATGACAAGTTTGATCTTGTTAAAAATCTATTTAAAGAGGCCGATGAAAGCCTAAATTATCCTTTATCAAAAATTATATTAGATGGTCCTAAAGAAGAATTGGATTTAACAGCTAATACTCAACCAGCAATTTTTTTAATTAGTTATGCAATTTTTAATGTTGTTAAAAAAGAGTTTAATATTGATTTAAGTAAAGCAAAATACTTTGCTGGCCATTCATTAGGTGAATATTCAGCTTTATCTTGTGGAGGATACTTGCCTTTTTCTGAAACCTTGAAAATATTAAGAATAAGAGGAGACGCAATGCAAAACTCAGTTCCGAAAGGTGAAGGGGGAATGGTTGCAGTTTTAGGTTCCACAGTCGAGATTATCGAAAAAGTTTTAGAAGAAAATGATCAAAATTTCAAAGCACAAATAGCAAATGATAATTCTGAAGGACAAATTGTTCTAAGTGGTCAAATCAAAGATTTAGATAAACTAATTATAATTCTAAAAGAAAAATCAATTAAAAATATTAAGCTACCTGTAAGCGCTCCATTTCATTGTAGTTTAATGAATAAAGCAACTCAAGTGATGAGCACAGAGTTAAATAAATTAAATTTCTTACAATCAGAAATAAAATTAATTTCAAATGTTACTGCAGAAGAAATAATAAATATAGATGAGCTGAAAGAACTACTTATCAAACAAATTGAAAACAGAGTTAGATGGAGAGAAAGCGTGATAAATATGATCAATAATAATGTAAATCATTTTATTGAAATTGGTCCGGGAAAAGTTTTGTCTGGATTAGTAAAAAGAATTAACAAAGAAGTAAAAATAAGTACTATAAATAATCAAAATGATATTGAAAGTTTAGAAATATGA
- the rpsF gene encoding 30S ribosomal protein S6, translated as MNLYEHTIIARQDTSPSEIKQLTEKYSKIVEKNEGEIVKTENWGLINLSYLIKKNKKGSFIHFKIKGKGNVIEELEKNEAIDKKLLRYLTVKVKKFDLDTNYFTKREDDDKKESYKN; from the coding sequence ATGAATTTATACGAACATACAATTATAGCTAGGCAGGATACATCACCGAGTGAAATTAAGCAATTAACTGAAAAGTATTCTAAAATTGTTGAAAAAAATGAAGGCGAGATTGTTAAAACCGAAAATTGGGGATTAATTAATTTATCATACCTAATTAAAAAAAATAAAAAAGGAAGCTTCATTCACTTTAAGATTAAAGGTAAAGGAAATGTAATAGAAGAATTAGAAAAAAATGAGGCTATTGATAAAAAATTACTTAGATATTTAACAGTTAAAGTTAAAAAATTTGATTTAGATACAAATTATTTTACAAAAAGAGAAGATGATGACAAAAAAGAAAGTTATAAAAACTAA